TCCACTGAAGTGTGACTGACTTCCTCGAGGGGCTGACTCCGAAGCACAGCCCTTTCATTAACCAATGAAACACCTGCAGTAAATGGATCAGTGACACTGATGTCCTCCATTTTCTGTTGTAGCAGCACCACAGGTTGTTCAATGCTCTGTTGAATCTCATCTTGACGCAGGCCAATTACTGGGAGCATTTCCAAGTCTCGAGGCGGAGGACGTTCCTCAAGCACTGGTGGTGAAGAAAGCTCTAGGGGTACACCATGCACTGCTGGGCTAATTCTACCTAGATCTTCTGATAAGGTTTTATTCCAAGCTACATGGTGATCTAAACTACGTTTTTTGTCTTCCACAGAAACTGCTTTATTCTGGATGCCCACCTCGCTCTCCAATGAGCCTGCATCCACTGCTGGAGTGCTCCCTTGAATGGAATCATGATTAGGTGAAAAGGTCTTCTCAGTGCCAAGAAGATTTGAACAATCCTTTTTCTGACAAGTGTAAGGGCCTATGTTTGGGTTATCATCCTCAGTGATGCTTCGAGCTTCCATGGGCAGGACATCTGCAACTTGTATATTGAGCTCCGAGCTGCCACAATCCTTAACACTCGCTTCAGGAACTTGTCCCAGATCATCTTCATGAGCGGCAAGCAGGGAGAAACATGTGAACCCTTTTTTGATGGCTTTTGTGAGGGAAAAGGGCAAGGTTGGCTCTGGTTCAGCTTCACTTCTAGTTTCTTGTTGGCTCTGTTCTGTGGGAACAACTGTGGTCATAAAGACGTCAGGAGATGCGCTCCCCTGAATAGAGATCTCTCCAACAGAATCTTTGTTCTCATCTGTGATCTCTTGGTGGACCAGTCCCTCATTGTTGACCTGCCTATGGGACCCATCCCAGTCACCACTTCCAAGGGACGTTTGATCAATGGCCAAAATACAGGGTCCTTTGGAAGTACCACATGACAGTCCGATTGCATTCTCAGTCATATTAAAGTCTGAAATGGGCTCACAGAGTTCAAGCGGTGGATCCTGGTCCTCCTCATCAGTACTGTGGTTACTGGTCACCGGAAGGGTGCTGCTTGTGCTACCTTCATCATCAGTACTTCTACCACTACCGGGGACATCTCCCGAATCTCTGCAGAGCAAGAAAAGCATAGAACGGAGTTTCAAATTTAAGTAGAGAGTTGGATTGCATGGATGATGGGTTAATAGTGTCACACAAACAAAATGCCACAGCAAAATCTCAACTTGAACGGGAATATGCATGTCACAAGCCCTCTACTTTTATTCCTCTACTCAAGATAGAGACAGCAATTGAATCCTGAGGGACTGCTGTGTATGACAAAGTATCTGGGAATTAAATGTGGAGTGTCAAAAATGCAGGGTTTGCCTAGGCTTAGAGAACACCAGTCAAGCATCCAGTCTAGTCTGCCAGAAACATTCTTGAACAAAGAGAGAAAGGGGAACTGCAACagaaacacttgcactacttttacAAATGAACCAGTGGAAATCATTGCTTCTGAATATTTGTGGAAGGCAAATATACTTAATAACCAAAGGAAAAAAACAACCCAATgtgaactgaaaagtaaagtttaaATTGTAACCCTGCAAGCAGATCACTCCCCTTCACCTCTATTATTTtcaaggccagtgcttaatttgtgccagttgtTGTCTGGGGTGGGCACCTGCGCTCATTTTTTGGGAACAAGAAAAACTTTGTCGGACAGCACGAAAAAAAGAAAGTGGCAACAACAGGCAGTAAAATATAGGAAAACAGTACCAGAGAGAAAAAGTAGGAATTACAAAtaccctgcaagagtgagctaaaagtATGGGAAGTGCAGagtggtgaaaaagaaaaaaagaaataagggCAGGTGGTTGAAAGAAGATTGAACACTGGATTCTGAAGCTCCATCGCAGACTTCTAAGAATGCATTTAGGGCTCTGAACTTAGGTTTCACTAATTAAGGAAGGCATCACACATTGATGGAAAGACATGAACATTTTGGGGCAAGACTGTGTTGTATAGAGTTGTGAGTGAGAAGGACCTCTCCCATCTCTATCCTGAAAACAAGGCGGCAAGTCAATAACACAATCTGGTCACACTGACCTGTCAGGACTGGAGGTTTTCTGCTCATCCATGGCACTAAGCCCAGTGAGGTCCTCCCTATCAGGACTTTTCCTCTTTTCTGTGGTTTCATCCAGGAGGGCACTTGTTGGATCGAGCAACATATCTGCAGTAGAAGTCCCATCTGCACAGAAAGTAAAAGGAAAGAAAGTACCAAATTGCATATACACATTTCATGGTGAGCAAAGGCACAATActgcgtggttctctggtggcCACAAGGAGACATACTAATCAGTGGAGCACTAAGTCCTTTAAATGACAATTTGCAACATCATCAAATGTTCTCAGGTTCCTATTCTGAGAGGGtaaaagaaaagactctgcagtCTGAAggaccaaaaatatatatttttaatgttaagAGGTGCAGTGTGGTTTAGAAGTGGTCAAAAGATGTACGCAAATATATAGAGAGGTAAATGCAAGGTAAAAGCATAGCCGACTGGGCTGATGTCTCATCAGATAGCTTCTTGGAAAATCTCTGAAGCTGCCCGTACTCCAAAACAAAGTTGTTTGTATTGAAACAGGCTACCATTTGTGGTAAATGTTATGAATCAAGAGACCTCATGCAGTGCCAGTTGATGATATCCTTTGTGGATGTTCAAATTGGAGAATACTGAAGCTCCACTGAGAAGAGATATCACATCTTAGACTAGGACCTACATGTTGCTCCCATTGGATTGCCATGTTGGGTAGCCTCTTGTTAACACATATGTGTACCCTGCCTTGCTTGTTAGTTTAGGTACCACCATCTTTCGCCATTTTTCGATGGTGGCTGCAGTTCTCCTACTGCTTTCTGAAGGTAAAACGATATTCATCTCTGATGCTGCACTACCAGTTTATGTGTTCATTTATAGGCAGCTCTGCTGTTAAGTCCCATTTttcccagaaatgtgaaaagtttTGGTTGTTGTTGCACTACAGATTGGTAACAGTAGTCAACCTCGTTAAGCAGTTAGTTTCCATTATTCAGCTTTGGCCAGATTGAGAAGAAAGTCATCTGGAATGAGTCCATATACATGAATTTCATTTTTGACAGTACAATCTTTGTATGCAAGTGTCGTAATGAACTTGGTGGCTCTTTGGCCATTCAGGTATTAACTTTGAAGTCCAAATTACACCAAATCAATTTCAAATTCATTTGGAGGTTAAGATGTGAATATTTCTTTTATCCACTAAATTCATCAGAGTCCATAAACAGATATTCCTCACTCCCTAGATAGTAAAATAATACTGAGCTACCACTTCAACCTCTGAAGTTTGACAACATGGACTTTGTTGTGGAATATGATGTCTTACaagatctgaaaaaaaaaaatgctgttttttgctCTCACAGCCCCCTTCATGGTGCCTTTGATTTCAAGGATGTTCCTTTGGCTAGTACAATACATTTGAAAACATGTGCAAATTGCCAACATTCTTGTCCCATTATATGGCAAGTTACTCATCCTGTCCTTCAGATTCGACCCCTTCCACTCAACTATACCCAACTCCCCTTTCCTTCTTCCCCATAGGTCTCCTGCTCCTTTCCCAGTCTTACCACGTCATCACTTTAGCCCTcttcagcaccctcctcctcctttctgCTTCATCACAGTCTTTACTCTCCTGGAACACTTTTACTACTTTGTTGTCCTCTTCAACATCTCCTAAGCCCCTCTCCCAAAGTAATTCTGTCCAGTTTCTCAGGCACCTTCTTCTTACTCGCCACTCACTAAAGCCATCCCCTTTCATGCCCTCTTCTCTCCCTTCACATCGCTTCACCTTCTTCCATTTTCACTCCACTGCTCCTCAGTCAGACTGTATCCTTTTGCTCTCACTTTCCTCTCTCCTGACCCTTTCTCTTCTCACttttgtacaagttacttaccttcagtaatgaaatatctggtagagacatattctagttgcagattccttaccttagaatttcccccaggcgtcagactggatttggagatttttctacgagcaatacccttgcgcggtGGTAGTTGGCGTCTGTCGATTCCGTGGGCGGCGGCGtagtcaccatggtgacatcgggagtagtacatagacgccaccacAGTAcattgacgtcagtttcttttaactactttccacgccaaagcgcagagcccactgagattggtgtgccagagctaaggacctgaaggggggggaATCACTGTCCCTCAAAATCAGTTCCCGAGCAGGGAGCATGGGtgtgttggtaaggaatctgcaactagactgtctctactagatattttgttaccgaaagtaagtaacttgtatatctgatagagacttctagttgcagattccttaccttagaatagatacccaagcaatgccatcctcgatGGTGGGGTGCGAATcaggatcatactagaaagtcctgcaggaccaaacaaccaaagtagccgtcccgacggaccagactgtccaagcagtagtgtttagcaaatgtgtgcagggacgcccacatagctgcttggcagatatccaggacaggaactccgcgtgctaatgcaATGGAAGCAGCAGTCGCCCtgttggaatgagcacgcaagccctcagggggttgcttcttggccagagtgtagcacattttgatgcaaagaagtacccattgagagatgatacgtttttgcactgccttcctttTATTCGCACCCACATATGCaacagagttgatcgtccacccggaaatctgtagtacgattaagatagaacaccaatgctctttttgggtccagacggtggagtctctccacctcatgggaaggatgtgggagtgcgtaaaaagtaggcagggtgatggactgtcctacatgaacaggcgtaaccacctttggaaggaaggaagccttgatgtacaacaccactttgtcagggtgcacagaccggaggtttggacgaaagggcctgaagctcactcacccagcGAGCAGAAGTGGTGGCACcatgaaagacagttttgaaggtgaggtgctataagggacaattgtgcactggctcaaagggagtacacattaaataagtaaggacaagattgaggtcccactgaggcatgataaatggagtgggaggaaataaatggttgAGAACCTacccacaataggagatttaaagagtgtgggctgatcaggtaacacaagaaaggccgaaatggcagatacaTACCCTtttagggtgcccaaagcagagccctgctgggccaacgaaagaatgaacaaaagaacctcagatagaggggcagggAGGGGATCAAcatatttgttggtgcaccatgccacaaatttatgccaacgacaggcgtatactgttttggtggagggacgcctggctgccaagataacatcacagacttcgggtggaagataaaaagtcaactgtcgctgctcaatctctacgcatgaaggcggagattagacaggttcggatggagaacCGTCCCCTACTGCTGCGACAAAAGACCcacccaaagaggcagcctgagtggatgatcgatggccatactcaatagaTCTGGATACAAtattctctgtgcccagtccagagccaccaagatgacttgggccaggtCATTCATGATCTTCTTGAGAAGTGGTATAGCCGCAaaagaggccggagttccacttgagacgaaaacaTCTCTgagcaagtgccaccttggaaactccaacacgcaaaacagctgacattgcgtgttctctgcggaggtgaacagatttaaccaaggctccccccccactgctgaaagagaccttgcgccacctccagatggttacgccatttgtgatcggctgtgcattgacggctgagtttgttcaCTCCGgcgttgagagaacccgccagatgttgaaccaccatggtaatgccctgatgttccagtcatgtccagagatgTAGTTCCTCCTgactaagggtccaggaccctacactgcccctttttttttttttttttgcagtaccactgtcgtagttggactcttgctctgggcaggactgctggtttagggatgacagtgctCATGGTTCTAGGTGACTATGGCAGTCCTGCAACAaatcgcaactgctgtctcaatccttcgggctcacaagcagcacctcaccagaaacccaaaatagtaaaaggtgatttgtggcggcCTTTACGCacagactcaagagtgtgacatctcagggagcatcatggttaaacggagattatccctttctcacataaacgacatgtctcaatcaaacacaggcaatgaagaagatgacgtaaggtttcaataggttttatttagcaaaactgcattctgcaataagttgcatgggctggaatgattaggataataaacagtgcaagaaacagaatggtaaagacaatagtcattaatacaaagacccccaccatcttgcaataacatgattagacatgaagtgtgaaatatatcctaataccctagcataacaAGTCttacctctaacctaaaagagaactagacatggtaaacctaatctgcctatGCCATGTCCATGGCaagcacccccaacccttgttacctttgaatgaggtctctagctcagactccataaggacacgagactgggtcagcgtcaaggtgatgtGCAGCTTCGATAACAGCGATGGCATCTTGTTGTAATCCCtgtatctgtttaagtgaggagtatttatacagatctgcttggacccctgacttaggtctgttcccaaacaatagataacaaggcatgcttgggatggtaatttatataaacaattccctcgaaagcatgaagagggaaagtacctcaagtgaacaccttcagtttgtttatctttgtcgcttgatattgacgccttagcaagGTGGCACTGATAAAGCAAACTAAAACATGTACCTAACTAAAAACAacgcagccatcttaaaagattttattaaataaatgcgctaaaacagagcaagctcagtagggtaaaagtcactaggtgacggggacacaagtttgcaagccaaaggctaagccaactcctgtatccgattaaaacaaactaggattcactacaccacatggtggtagtattgtccatgaacacctgcactaccttccctttgagagagggaagaaatgctttcaacacaagcctggtcgcccagagctccaaaagattgatacgaagcccagactccgccagagaccagaggccttcgatctccgcctctcccatgtaccCACCCCAACTCAGAAAGAagcgacacatctgtcactatagatagatctggccgGGAACCCAAtgtggattcaaaagccaccactgcaggtcttttgcagtcccctccgagatctgggccatgtcggagagattcaactgatgctgcacccactggaacttcaagtcctactgcagagcccgcatatgccatctggcatgtatcactagaaggatgcaggaggccatgaggcccagcagcctcagagtcagtctcaccgaaacccaagacagaggctgaaagatcggaatcatagcatgaatattttggactcgcttttcgggaggataagtctgaaactgtactgtgtccagaacagctccgatgaaaggtagCGTCTGAGATGGAGTCCGGTgtaacttcagcacgtttatagtgaaccccagagtcTGCAGGACGCTTGCCGCAGTCTGAAGGGTTGGGGGGGAAGACTACTTTCTGGGATAaggccgccttcaacagccaggggaagactgagacccctaacctgcgcagatgagctgcaaccaccgccatcacttttgtgaacacatgaggggcgctggtaaggccgaaggggagcacggtaaactgatagtaCTTGTGACCTACTATGAATCGTAGGTAAAGTttgtgggcaggcagaatggggatgtggaaataagcgtcctgcaagtccaacgctaccatccagtatcCTGGGTCTAAGAAAGACAGAACCTGAGCCTGggtgagtattttgaatttctccttcttgaggaagtagtttaggtccccaaggataggaggtaagcccttgtcctttcttGGCACTAGAAAGTAGTggcaataacaaccacaacctacttctggcacagggaccttctctatagctcccttggccaagggaaccgtgacttcctggcagagaagagcCAAATTATCCTCCGGGAGCTGGCAGACTGATGTAGGCATGgcaggtggggcagattcgaaagggagggagtagccctttcgaacgatctgcaaaacccacctgtccttaGTGATggcttcccagtggggcaggtgatgggaaatcctgccaccaactggatgatagtgaggggacagactaggagggtttggaggctgcagcaggggcaaagGTGGACTGgggagacctctggttccctgtcccacgtccacagccacgcagaggctgaacagcatgggtggcacagtggttaGGGGGGGCGAGACAGGGAGCCCCATCCATgcccacgaaaggggcgaaaagcagactgcaggggggagaggggcagcggaaagaccaagggaccgagccgtagcctgggaatccttgaatctctcaaaGGCcgagtacgctttgtctccaaagagacggaagccatcaaagggcatgtccaacaGTGTATCAGAGATAAGTGTCCTTAGACCACTAGCTTGGTTAGTTGCCTAAATGGGACAAGAACAACTTATACACAGAAACCAAGAGTGTATGCCTCAGTGATAGATTACAGAGACAGTGTTTCATCCTTGTTGCAGTCTTTAAAGCCCTCCACCAAAATCTCCCACttctgtgcaataaaatattttctcagaccACGGATTCCTCCCTGAGTAACGGGATGCTCTCAAACTTGATCCAATTTAAAATGTCAGAGGAATTAGTCATTTCAGTGCAGAGTAATAGACAagtgacttacctttggtaacaccttatctggtagaggcaatatctagctgcagattccttaccacatCATTTCCCCTatgcatcagtctggatccagagattttacttgagcagtacccttgcatgccaTTAGGTGGCATCAATCTGCTCTGTGTCCTTCGTTGGCGTCATTCACGCTGGGTGTGAAGTTGTGATTCCTATATGGGTGCCATGTGGGCGAGCTGACGTCAGCTTCTTTttgcaactttccacaccagaagcgcagagccatgaagaacaccgacCACTGCTGGATTAAAACtacagccctgaaaggggaatccctgtccctagaaatcagtttggagagcagggaggaagggtgggttggtaaggaatctgcaactagaatttttCTTTACCAGATAAGGTGTCACTAAAGGTacgtaacttgtccatctgagagAGAcagctagttgcagattccttaccttagaatagatacccaagcaataccatccacaGACGTGGGTCAGCGAACCATACTacgaagtcctgcaggacagaacaggCAAAGTACCCAATCCCTTTGGACCCAGGCAGTAGTATTTGTTGAACGTGAGCAGGGACGCCTACGCTGCCGGCTCCAGGATATCcaagactggaactctgcatgctaacgcagtggttgcagctgtcgcaGTGGTAggatgagcacgcaaaccctcaggggggttGTTTAGTCAATGCGTAGcatattttaatgcagagaacgacccatctggagatggttctcttctgtactgcccaacctttctgCACACTCATATAACCAACAAAGggtatcatccacccggaactctttggtatgatctaGGTGGAACGGCAACCCTGTTTTGGGGTCCAGGAGGTGGAGTCTCTCCCCAAGCTTGGAAGGATGTGGGGCGCGGGGTGAGTAAAAAGTAGTCAAGGTcatggattgacctacatgaaagggcaacaccactttaggtaggaaagaagccctagtgcacagcactttgtcaggatagatggaaaggtaggacaGCCTTGATgacgcctgcagctcactcacccagcgggcagaggtaatggccacaaggaaggctgtttttaatgtcagaagcctgtgaggacaattgtgaagaggtTCAAAAGGAGAACATattaggaatgtcagaaccaaatttaaATTCCATTAGGGCACAGTGAATGGAGGACAcatgtgggtaagacccttaaAGAAGATACTAACAATCAGAGACTTAAACAAAGCATGCTGATCAGGTAATCTCAGAATTACAGAGATAGCAGATAAATAACCATTTAGAgtacccatagcagagccctgctgggcaaaagaAAGTAGAAACAGAACCTCGGAGACAGGGGCAGAGAGGGGTCAAcaaacttgtctgtacaccatgccacaaatttatttcaaCACAAGCCTatgccattttggtggagggacgtcaagctgccaagataacgtcacaggcTTCAGGTGAAAGGTCAAAAGCGGTCTACAGCCGCCGCTCAAACTCCACGCAAGAAAGCAGAGACTgaacaggttcaggtgaagaacctttccctgctgctgcaacagaagatcctcccgaaggggcagtatgattggaggatcgatggccatgctcaatagtttTGGCTATCAAAtccttcgtgcccagtccagagccacaagaatgacttgggcccagtcattcatcttcttgagaactctggccagaagtGGTAAAGACAGAAGATCTGAGGTCCACTCAAGAGGAAAAGCGTTGCTGAACGTTTGCCGcactggaaactccaacgcacaatactgctgacattgtgcgttctctgtggaggcaaactgATCTAATCAAGGtgctccctactgctgaaagagacctggcCCCACCTCCGGAAGGATATGCCATTCATGATTGTCTAGGCATTGTCAaaagagtttgtccgctctggtgttcagagaccctgcagatgttgaaccaccagggaaattccCTGATGTTCCTGCCATGTCCACAGGCACAGAGCATCCTgacagggtccatgaccccactccaccctgcttgtttcagtaccacatggcgatggtgttgtccatgaacacctgaactACCTTTCcctggagagaggaaagaaatgctttacATGCCAGtctgatcacccagagctccaaaagTTTGATATGGAGTTCGGATTCCACTGGAGCCAGACTGCTTGATCCCTGATCCACAAGGACAGTGGATCCTACGCCCCTAGCCACTCAGGGGTTGGGGGAACGGACAtggttgggcaccccttccatagccacaaaaggggcaaaaagcagactgaaggCAGCGAGGCGGCACTGATAGGCcgaaggacctggccatagcatgagaatccttgaagcgcgttgtaagaaaaggcctctttttgacatgggtagccctcccactttttgcctgatgtatcaTGTAGTCCAGAACTTGTACTGCCCAGGGGCCCTGctagccaagttccctgggtcagagctctttccctaaactgttgtgatgcactggaacaattggcaacacctttagctgccactgtaagcccctagtaaaatgtacttcggtacccagggcatgtggtgctaagggtaggcccctgatggcagcagcactggttgtgccatcattTAGGGCCATTCACCCAGATACAACCAGTACCACCATTGTAGGCCGAGtactctggggcaaacctaaaacacaaactcaacatggcacactgccggTG
The Pleurodeles waltl isolate 20211129_DDA chromosome 11, aPleWal1.hap1.20221129, whole genome shotgun sequence genome window above contains:
- the LOC138265878 gene encoding uncharacterized protein, producing the protein MAASSSPFLDCFFCCQQKDHYFETEAVDGVIEGTPGVYKNAITSAPTNKDSGQENESLQHPGQSSYLHSPEQPSGLQDAPLPAHLNLEPLTSDVPNQAIEMLYEKRIQDLEDELNLVLRRNKELSVRVHELEDLMCPEVEKKSWVESRPSNRLKEQFGKSLKEKREQERRALKAEEHLRDLKHQNAVLQKRLHQAECKSPGHTALPPVPPPLPPGSIGPMFSLLRNATTKRGPPVSQASTDMSGVEEEHDTNGHSPDTMNEVLEKIRSGVLLRPVSASQKGGVTLVATIQPNSPVSVAKRQLNEALAEDQMNTLKERDGTSTADMLLDPTSALLDETTEKRKSPDREDLTGLSAMDEQKTSSPDRDSGDVPGSGRSTDDEGSTSSTLPVTSNHSTDEEDQDPPLELCEPISDFNMTENAIGLSCGTSKGPCILAIDQTSLGSGDWDGSHRQVNNEGLVHQEITDENKDSVGEISIQGSASPDVFMTTVVPTEQSQQETRSEAEPEPTLPFSLTKAIKKGFTCFSLLAAHEDDLGQVPEASVKDCGSSELNIQVADVLPMEARSITEDDNPNIGPYTCQKKDCSNLLGTEKTFSPNHDSIQGSTPAVDAGSLESEVGIQNKAVSVEDKKRSLDHHVAWNKTLSEDLGRISPAVHGVPLELSSPPVLEERPPPRDLEMLPVIGLRQDEIQQSIEQPVVLLQQKMEDISVTDPFTAGVSLVNERAVLRSQPLEEVSHTSVEAISASAKDPFSDGTERFSDTGFF